From the Solibacillus sp. FSL R5-0449 genome, one window contains:
- a CDS encoding Spo0B domain-containing protein has product MRRFKLRLIMVLSIVLVIFFIGITMYTSYIKIGDTVEEAIANQSLESAKSIAKAIDLETYERFLKERNRDEDYWTIRDYLNDAREKLGVLYVYTVEINNPTVSTTLIVGYPENKDDPNDFPIGEDCTVPEAQVKLAYEEGKQFVTGVLDDMKYGPHYITVGTPIINEKGEIISYLTIDISTDTLDGIKKTVIKSNISLLVLSGFFVIIFIISFLLLQKWYQKEVGSTESTYQKEIKTLIASVSSLRHDYVNHIQVLHGFLHMGEVDQAKKYVDYLSKDIQIIESIKLNLDHPGLAILLQTKKLTCQNQQIDMQITVDDNPFDHIKTIDLINILSNIIDNAIEATMELPEELRKISVSCKADELNYTFTITNVGRKLPDVNHVFKQGYSTKKVENGRVRGQGLFIVKETINKYNGSITLEAINEKETRAIVKIPIK; this is encoded by the coding sequence ATGAGACGTTTTAAATTAAGGCTCATCATGGTGTTATCTATCGTATTAGTCATATTCTTTATTGGAATAACTATGTATACTTCCTATATAAAAATTGGAGATACTGTCGAAGAGGCGATTGCTAACCAGAGTCTTGAATCTGCCAAATCCATTGCTAAGGCAATTGATCTGGAAACATATGAGCGATTTTTAAAAGAACGGAATCGTGATGAAGACTATTGGACAATACGGGATTATTTAAATGATGCCCGAGAAAAGCTAGGTGTATTATACGTCTATACAGTGGAAATAAACAATCCTACTGTTTCGACAACTTTGATTGTAGGTTATCCTGAAAACAAGGATGATCCAAATGATTTTCCAATAGGTGAAGATTGTACTGTACCAGAGGCTCAAGTGAAACTAGCATACGAAGAAGGAAAGCAATTTGTAACAGGAGTTTTAGATGATATGAAATATGGTCCACATTATATAACGGTGGGGACTCCTATTATAAATGAAAAAGGGGAAATCATCAGCTACCTTACTATAGATATTAGTACGGATACACTTGACGGGATTAAAAAAACAGTTATTAAAAGTAATATTTCTTTATTAGTACTTAGCGGATTTTTTGTGATTATCTTTATTATTTCTTTCTTACTTTTACAAAAGTGGTATCAAAAAGAAGTTGGATCTACGGAATCTACATATCAAAAGGAAATTAAAACATTAATTGCTTCTGTTTCGTCATTAAGACACGATTACGTTAATCATATTCAAGTTTTACATGGGTTTCTCCATATGGGTGAGGTAGATCAAGCGAAAAAGTATGTTGATTATTTGTCTAAAGACATACAGATAATTGAATCCATTAAATTGAATCTTGATCACCCGGGGTTAGCAATATTGCTGCAAACAAAAAAATTAACATGTCAAAATCAACAAATTGATATGCAGATAACTGTTGATGATAATCCATTTGATCACATAAAAACGATTGATTTAATCAATATCTTATCGAATATAATTGATAATGCGATAGAAGCGACAATGGAGTTACCAGAGGAACTTCGTAAAATTTCAGTTAGCTGTAAAGCAGACGAGTTGAATTATACGTTTACGATTACAAACGTTGGACGAAAGCTGCCTGATGTAAATCATGTTTTTAAACAAGGTTATTCAACGAAAAAAGTAGAGAATGGAAGAGTTAGAGGACAAGGTCTGTTTATTGTGAAAGAAACAATTAATAAATATAATGGATCGATTACGCTTGAGGCAATAAACGAAAAAGAGACAAGAGCGATTGTGAAAATTCCTATTAAGTAA
- a CDS encoding YdcF family protein, translating into MVFLIFIIIALFIIEPRWYNNMNILAIILLINLLYYTEKIFFNQDFSEQVVNITGYVFVFAFIPLVMASMSVLTYFNSKVLLEKEGRKKSNLFIGLIGVTVNIVLVYYIYSMYPGTGNKYSEAGFFYVFGLFVYFTMMYSATAIYLVLYNWRPIVYRPDYIIILGSGLIGDQVPPLLASRIVKGVQQYKKYGGYPLIITSGGQGSDEKVAESYAMKQYIHKHYPDIPDEAVVIDDQSTTTYENMLFSKKIIMKRFGAKARGIFVSNNYHILRASYYAKRAKLRANGVGSKTAFYYVPNAFTREFIGLLEMFKWRHIALIPMFTIFSFLVFRTM; encoded by the coding sequence TTGGTATTTTTAATTTTCATCATTATTGCACTTTTTATTATTGAACCTCGTTGGTATAATAATATGAATATTTTAGCAATTATTTTGTTAATCAATTTGCTTTATTACACGGAAAAAATATTCTTTAATCAAGATTTTAGCGAGCAGGTTGTCAACATTACAGGTTATGTATTTGTTTTTGCCTTCATTCCGCTTGTTATGGCGTCGATGTCCGTTTTAACTTATTTTAATAGTAAAGTTTTACTCGAAAAGGAAGGGCGCAAAAAGTCGAATTTATTTATTGGTTTGATTGGTGTTACAGTTAATATTGTACTAGTCTACTATATTTATTCGATGTATCCGGGCACCGGCAATAAGTATAGCGAAGCCGGATTTTTCTATGTGTTTGGCCTTTTTGTTTACTTTACCATGATGTATTCAGCTACAGCGATTTACTTAGTTCTTTATAATTGGCGGCCGATTGTTTATAGACCAGATTACATAATTATTCTGGGATCTGGCTTAATTGGTGACCAAGTACCGCCGCTCCTTGCAAGCCGAATTGTAAAGGGTGTCCAGCAATATAAAAAATACGGTGGATATCCTTTAATCATTACATCAGGGGGCCAAGGAAGTGACGAGAAAGTAGCCGAAAGCTATGCAATGAAGCAATATATTCATAAGCATTATCCTGATATTCCAGATGAGGCAGTCGTCATTGATGACCAATCGACAACAACATATGAGAATATGCTTTTCTCGAAAAAAATTATTATGAAACGATTTGGCGCGAAAGCACGGGGAATATTTGTATCGAATAACTATCATATTTTGCGCGCTAGTTACTATGCAAAACGAGCAAAGTTAAGAGCAAATGGAGTAGGCTCAAAAACGGCTTTTTACTATGTGCCCAATGCATTTACACGAGAATTTATAGGTTTACTTGAAATGTTTAAGTGGCGGCATATAGCTCTTATCCCTATGTTCACTATTTTTTCTTTTTTAGTATTCCGTACAATGTAA
- a CDS encoding conserved phage C-terminal domain-containing protein, producing the protein MSSLVFTYHILHTAEDCYLVIDEQVRNWKNDPQMNKYLRPITLFRPGNFESYLNDALTRQQENNLDFEPVILDFDEGECY; encoded by the coding sequence TTGTCCAGTTTAGTGTTCACATACCACATACTTCATACAGCAGAAGATTGCTACTTAGTCATTGATGAACAAGTGAGAAACTGGAAAAATGATCCGCAGATGAACAAATATTTAAGACCGATCACCTTATTCCGACCAGGAAATTTTGAAAGCTATTTAAACGATGCGCTTACAAGACAGCAGGAAAATAATCTTGATTTTGAACCTGTCATACTCGATTTTGATGAAGGTGAATGCTATTGA
- a CDS encoding AraC family transcriptional regulator codes for MYSEIVQKIVDTLEENLLTTWQLEDYAEKIGYSKFYLTRQFKKETSLTIGEYIRKRRLAISAFLLLHTDYTILDISFECQFQSQEAFTRAFKELYRMPPGKYRNMMRSLYQKEENEMDTVNEVKGWFLTGTNPSLYGMKADHEIFHTGSKSGYLRSNGPVEEGQFGTMMQTFSAKKWVGKRMKMSCFIKTKNVIKCGAWCRIDSKNGDLLQFDNMDNRSIHGTTDWNYYSIVLDVLEESASIHFGLLLTGSGEAWIDGISFEEVDKSVSSTNIAGSAGELPLEPVNLGFEDL; via the coding sequence ATGTATAGTGAAATCGTCCAAAAAATTGTGGATACATTAGAGGAGAACCTATTAACAACGTGGCAGTTGGAGGATTATGCAGAAAAGATCGGTTATTCGAAATTTTATTTGACGCGGCAGTTTAAAAAAGAAACTAGTTTGACGATTGGCGAGTATATTCGGAAAAGACGCCTTGCCATATCTGCTTTTCTGTTGCTCCATACGGACTACACAATCCTTGATATTTCGTTTGAATGTCAATTTCAATCACAAGAAGCTTTTACACGTGCTTTTAAAGAGCTATACAGAATGCCACCCGGAAAATATCGTAATATGATGCGTTCTTTATACCAAAAGGAGGAAAATGAAATGGATACAGTAAATGAAGTAAAGGGTTGGTTTTTAACAGGGACAAATCCATCGCTTTATGGGATGAAAGCAGATCATGAAATATTCCATACGGGCTCAAAATCTGGTTATCTTAGATCTAATGGACCTGTTGAAGAAGGTCAATTTGGAACAATGATGCAAACATTTTCAGCTAAAAAATGGGTTGGTAAACGAATGAAAATGTCATGTTTTATTAAAACAAAAAATGTTATAAAGTGCGGTGCCTGGTGTCGAATTGATTCAAAAAATGGTGATTTACTGCAATTTGATAATATGGACAACCGTTCGATTCATGGAACAACAGATTGGAATTATTATTCAATTGTATTAGATGTACTAGAAGAAAGCGCCTCAATACATTTTGGCCTTTTACTAACAGGATCTGGAGAAGCCTGGATTGATGGGATTTCCTTTGAGGAAGTGGATAAATCGGTATCGTCTACTAATATAGCAGGCTCTGCTGGTGAATTACCGCTGGAGCCAGTGAATTTAGGTTTTGAGGATTTATGA
- a CDS encoding HAD-IA family hydrolase has product MEKYGGVLYPNVENVLKELSQKYKLYIVSNCQDGYIESFYKYHKLEKYFLDFESHGRTAMSKGENIKLVIDRNNLLNQVYVGDTEGDLNAARYAKIPFIFAKYGFGQVSQYDNEIESLDELLSIF; this is encoded by the coding sequence ATAGAAAAATATGGCGGGGTCCTCTATCCAAATGTAGAGAATGTCCTAAAAGAGCTTTCTCAAAAGTATAAACTATATATTGTTAGTAACTGCCAAGATGGCTACATAGAATCATTTTACAAATATCATAAACTTGAAAAGTATTTTTTGGATTTTGAAAGCCACGGAAGAACTGCCATGTCAAAAGGTGAAAATATTAAATTAGTGATTGATAGAAACAACTTATTAAATCAGGTTTATGTAGGTGACACGGAAGGGGATTTAAATGCAGCCAGATATGCTAAAATTCCATTTATATTTGCTAAATACGGATTTGGGCAAGTAAGTCAATATGATAATGAAATTGAAAGTTTGGATGAACTTTTAAGTATTTTCTAG
- a CDS encoding HAD hydrolase-like protein: MDSIIFDLDGTLWDPIDTVLSAWNSVIRNNKQIINELTREDFEGTMGLQMNEISRKLFPALSYTERHN, translated from the coding sequence TTGGATAGCATAATATTTGATCTAGATGGAACTCTCTGGGATCCAATTGACACAGTACTTAGTGCTTGGAACAGCGTAATAAGAAACAATAAACAAATAATCAATGAATTAACTAGGGAAGACTTTGAAGGTACGATGGGATTACAGATGAATGAAATAAGTAGAAAGCTCTTTCCTGCTTTAAGTTATACGGAACGGCACAACTAG
- a CDS encoding catalase encodes MAENKDKNVGKKEDGEREVLTTRQGHPVRDNQNIRTVGNRGPATLENYHFIEKISHFDREEVPERVVHARGTGAFGYFETYGKVGDEPVEKYTRAKVFSGAGKQTPLMVRFSTVAGAKDSPETARDPRGFAVKMYTEDGNWDLVGNNLKIFFIRDAMKFPDMIHAFKADPASNVPNPQRMFDFVSRSPEATHMITFLFSPWGIPATYRHMQGSGVNTYKWVNEEGKAVLVKYHWEPKQGIRNLTQEEANSIQATNVGHATQDLYEAIERGEYPEWELFVQIMEDDYHPELDFDPLDDTKLWPEDKFPWLPVGRMVLNRNPEDFHAEIEQAAFGTGVLVDGMDFSDDKMLQGRTFSYSDTQRYRVGANYLKLPVNAPKVPVRTNQHRGQMDTRDPKESGENPHINYEPSMIGGYRDGGDKAYPPHQPSYNAALMSEPIDRPNNYGQAGETYRSFEDWERDELINNLSDALAICDPRIQEVMYNHFTQADEDYGRRVKEATEKKMKEIEKMAKEGKLPGRESGISKYGQGTIAANEATKDAVKKSHEADPY; translated from the coding sequence GTGGCAGAGAACAAAGACAAAAATGTTGGGAAAAAAGAAGATGGGGAACGTGAAGTTCTAACTACCCGTCAAGGACACCCTGTAAGAGACAACCAGAATATCCGTACAGTGGGTAACCGAGGACCAGCAACTTTAGAAAATTACCACTTCATTGAAAAAATTTCACATTTCGACCGTGAAGAAGTACCTGAACGTGTAGTGCATGCACGTGGTACAGGTGCTTTCGGTTATTTTGAAACTTACGGTAAGGTTGGAGATGAGCCGGTTGAAAAATATACCCGCGCTAAAGTCTTTTCTGGTGCCGGAAAACAAACGCCTCTTATGGTGCGTTTCTCTACAGTGGCAGGTGCAAAGGATTCACCTGAGACTGCACGCGACCCACGCGGTTTTGCGGTAAAAATGTATACGGAAGATGGTAACTGGGATCTTGTAGGGAACAATTTAAAGATTTTCTTTATTCGTGATGCGATGAAGTTCCCTGATATGATTCACGCATTTAAAGCAGATCCGGCTTCCAACGTACCGAATCCTCAACGTATGTTTGACTTTGTTTCACGTTCACCGGAAGCGACGCATATGATTACATTCCTGTTTTCACCTTGGGGTATCCCGGCGACATACCGCCATATGCAGGGATCAGGTGTTAACACATATAAATGGGTCAATGAAGAAGGGAAAGCTGTACTTGTGAAGTATCACTGGGAGCCAAAACAGGGCATCCGCAATTTGACACAAGAAGAGGCAAACTCCATTCAGGCGACAAACGTAGGACATGCTACTCAGGACTTATATGAAGCAATTGAACGTGGAGAGTATCCAGAGTGGGAGCTATTCGTCCAAATTATGGAGGACGACTATCATCCGGAACTGGACTTTGATCCGCTTGATGATACAAAACTTTGGCCGGAAGATAAGTTCCCTTGGCTGCCTGTAGGTCGTATGGTACTTAACCGCAATCCGGAAGACTTCCATGCAGAAATTGAGCAGGCTGCATTCGGTACGGGTGTTCTAGTAGACGGAATGGATTTCTCAGATGACAAAATGCTTCAAGGTCGTACGTTCTCTTACTCAGATACACAGCGTTACCGTGTCGGCGCAAACTATTTGAAATTGCCAGTTAACGCACCAAAAGTACCGGTTCGTACAAACCAGCATCGTGGTCAGATGGATACTCGTGATCCGAAAGAATCCGGTGAAAACCCACATATCAATTATGAACCGTCAATGATTGGTGGCTACCGTGACGGAGGGGATAAAGCATATCCGCCACATCAGCCGTCTTATAATGCGGCATTAATGAGTGAGCCTATTGACCGCCCGAATAACTATGGTCAAGCAGGGGAAACATACCGCAGCTTTGAAGACTGGGAACGTGATGAACTCATTAATAACTTATCGGATGCTCTTGCAATTTGTGACCCGCGCATTCAGGAAGTGATGTACAATCACTTTACACAGGCTGACGAAGATTACGGCCGCCGTGTGAAGGAAGCGACTGAAAAGAAAATGAAAGAAATCGAAAAGATGGCTAAGGAAGGTAAATTACCAGGCCGGGAATCAGGCATTTCTAAATATGGTCAAGGCACGATCGCTGCAAATGAAGCTACAAAAGATGCAGTAAAGAAGAGCCATGAGGCAGACCCTTATTAA
- a CDS encoding cAMP-binding protein: protein MGKKISKANHGKTGAELISEAFGMTKNDSEALLAQASEVQTTDIPLGKEHVYARDSTTTTLNNLHEDNTSAILDRNGPR from the coding sequence ATGGGGAAGAAAATTTCGAAGGCGAATCATGGAAAAACAGGAGCTGAACTAATAAGTGAAGCTTTTGGCATGACCAAAAACGATAGCGAAGCTTTATTAGCACAGGCATCGGAAGTTCAAACTACAGATATTCCTTTAGGGAAAGAACATGTATATGCAAGGGATAGTACAACAACAACTTTGAACAACCTACATGAAGATAACACATCCGCCATTTTAGATCGAAATGGGCCAAGGTAA
- a CDS encoding LLM class flavin-dependent oxidoreductase → MKLSILDQSPISSNQTPQDALNWSLKLAQAGEKFGYTRYWIAEHHDLSGLACPAPEVMLSYIGANTNRIRIGSGAVLLPHYRPYKVAEIFNTLATLFPNRIDLGIGRAPGGSSEAMTALSGNFIKNVGNFPSLLTDLLHFLDDDFPTEAEYSKLSASPIPENPPIPWLLGTGKKSAVLAAENGVPYTFGYFMSDEDGTAIIKDYIDSFRPRKDGETPQVIVTVNVICDETTEKAEEVAASYLIWLLQMEKGERKQGVPSISEAKQYELTEKDQEILERVRQKLIIGNPQEVKQKLFELKTKYHADEIMINTITHSPLDRIRSYELIAKEIF, encoded by the coding sequence ATGAAATTAAGCATTTTGGATCAATCACCGATCTCTTCAAATCAAACTCCACAAGATGCTTTAAATTGGTCATTGAAATTAGCGCAGGCAGGAGAGAAATTCGGATATACAAGGTACTGGATTGCCGAACACCATGATTTATCTGGACTGGCATGTCCTGCTCCAGAAGTGATGCTAAGCTATATTGGAGCTAACACGAATCGAATTCGTATTGGATCGGGTGCTGTTCTGTTGCCTCATTACCGACCATACAAAGTTGCTGAAATCTTTAATACGTTAGCGACACTATTTCCTAATCGTATTGATTTAGGGATTGGACGAGCGCCAGGTGGATCTTCTGAAGCGATGACAGCTTTATCCGGTAACTTTATAAAAAATGTCGGGAACTTTCCTTCCTTACTGACAGACTTACTTCATTTTTTAGATGATGATTTTCCGACAGAGGCCGAATATTCAAAGTTATCGGCTTCCCCAATACCTGAAAATCCGCCAATACCTTGGCTTCTTGGCACTGGTAAAAAAAGTGCTGTACTTGCAGCAGAAAATGGTGTGCCGTATACTTTCGGTTATTTTATGAGCGATGAAGATGGAACAGCTATTATTAAGGACTATATTGATAGCTTTCGCCCAAGAAAAGATGGGGAAACACCACAAGTCATCGTTACAGTTAACGTTATTTGCGACGAGACGACAGAAAAAGCAGAAGAAGTTGCAGCAAGCTATCTCATCTGGTTGTTACAAATGGAAAAGGGGGAACGCAAACAAGGGGTCCCTTCTATAAGTGAAGCAAAGCAGTATGAACTAACGGAAAAAGATCAAGAGATATTGGAAAGAGTTAGACAAAAATTAATTATTGGCAATCCTCAAGAAGTGAAACAGAAATTATTTGAGTTAAAAACTAAATACCACGCAGATGAAATAATGATTAATACGATTACACATTCACCACTAGACCGGATTCGATCCTATGAACTTATCGCGAAAGAAATATTTTAA
- a CDS encoding DUF3219 family protein yields the protein MVSKIMLDDRVIQLSNFEEEKENGLYTVSVTFDVTSEDYHDIATLLYNGTFDVKIPEKDIMFRGTIYNYSTSITNLYEKDQVGQYKLTLVEEKG from the coding sequence TTGGTCAGTAAAATAATGTTGGACGACAGAGTAATTCAACTGAGTAATTTTGAAGAAGAAAAAGAAAATGGACTTTATACAGTTTCAGTCACTTTTGATGTAACGAGTGAAGATTATCATGATATTGCAACGTTGCTTTACAACGGAACATTTGACGTGAAGATTCCTGAAAAAGATATAATGTTTAGAGGGACAATTTATAACTACTCCACTTCTATTACAAATTTGTATGAAAAAGATCAGGTAGGACAATATAAATTAACCTTAGTGGAAGAAAAGGGCTGA